One window from the genome of Amycolatopsis sp. NBC_01480 encodes:
- a CDS encoding Pls/PosA family non-ribosomal peptide synthetase: MTLTADHDSALAAVAELPLAFVAPPALFRSGPGAAERTLLDVLAATAAEHPNAPAVDDGTTTLSYRRLLEEVEVYAGRLRGHSVGLGDRVGIRVSSGTAELYIAILATLSVGAAYVPVDADDPEERAELVFGEAGVAAVATDGVITVHGTPGGRDGRPGPADDAWIIFTSGSTGKPKGVAVTHASAAAFVDAEARLFLADEPIGPGDRVLAGLSVAFDASCEEMWLAWRHGACLVPAPRALVRTGVDLGPWLVTQGITVVSTVPTLAALWPADALEDVRLLIFGGEACPPELAERVAVEGREVWNTYGPTEATVVACAAQMTGEGPVRIGLPLAGWQLAVVDDQGEPVAMGETGELVIGGVGLARYLDVEKDAEKFAPLPSLGWERAYRSGDMVRAEPEGLLFLGRLDEQVKLGGRRIELGEVDSALQSLPGVQGAAAAVRRTKAGNQVLVGYVVPAAGTELDLDDAATQLRGQLPAALVPLLAVVEDLPTRTSGKVDRAALPWPLSTVDAGAAGLSATEAWLAEGWAEILGVSVRTPKADFFTHGGGSLTAAQLIARIRARHPEVSVNDIYQYPKLGALATHLDALSGQETERREIAPTPRRAGVIQTLLMVPLMGLAGLRWASLAAAASNVLALLGFGWAPTLNWAWLVLAWLVLFSPAGRIAIAAGGARVLLSGVRPGTYPRGGSVHLRLWTAEKLAEFSGADSVAGASWMTTYAKALGARISRDVDLHSPPPVTGFLKLGRGAAVEPEVDLTGHWVDGDLVHIGKIRIGAEARIGARSTLFPGARVGKGAEIAAGSTVRGAVPGGQHWAGSPAARTTKDALKWPSSRPPRSRFWSAVYGATSVVLGLLPGLAGLAGVAVLGYAIAGTTTPGAALTQALVFVPVATVAYFLAYALLVLIGVRVLSIGMVEGYHPVHGRVAWRVWATERLMGMAREGLFPLYASLFTPVWLRLLGAKVGRNVEASTVLALPKMTKVDSGAFLADDTMVATYELGHGWLHVAPARIGKQAFLGNSGMTAPGRSVPKRGLVGVLSSTPLKAKKGSSYLGMPPLPVRRAIGDADTSRTYTPALHLKAARAFVELCRIVPVMCAVALTVAVAAGLLTLASLFGFAVAALLAGPVLLAAGIVAALTATAMKWLLVGKFRAIEHPLWSSFVWRNELADTFVEALAVPWLIGSVGGTPLLPAWLRTMGVKIGRGVWLETYWLPESDLVRLGDGATINRGCVVQTHLFHDRIMSMSPVTLDEGATLGPHGIVLPGASIGARTTVGPGSLVTRGDAVPADGRWLGNPISAWRR; this comes from the coding sequence GTGACCCTCACGGCCGACCACGACAGCGCCTTGGCCGCCGTCGCGGAGCTTCCCCTCGCGTTCGTCGCCCCGCCCGCCCTGTTCCGCTCCGGGCCCGGCGCCGCCGAGCGCACCCTGCTCGACGTACTGGCCGCCACGGCCGCCGAGCACCCCAACGCCCCCGCCGTCGACGACGGCACCACCACGCTGAGCTACCGCCGGCTGCTCGAAGAGGTCGAGGTCTACGCCGGCCGCCTGCGCGGGCACAGCGTCGGCCTGGGCGACCGGGTCGGCATCCGCGTCTCGTCCGGCACCGCCGAGCTGTACATCGCGATCCTCGCCACCCTGTCCGTCGGCGCCGCCTATGTGCCGGTCGACGCGGACGACCCCGAGGAGCGCGCCGAGCTGGTCTTCGGCGAGGCGGGTGTCGCCGCCGTCGCGACCGACGGCGTCATCACCGTGCACGGCACCCCCGGCGGCCGGGACGGTCGGCCGGGACCGGCCGACGACGCCTGGATCATCTTCACCTCCGGCTCCACCGGCAAGCCCAAGGGCGTCGCGGTCACGCACGCCTCGGCCGCCGCGTTCGTCGACGCCGAGGCCCGGCTGTTCCTCGCCGACGAGCCGATCGGCCCCGGCGACCGCGTGCTCGCGGGCCTGAGCGTCGCGTTCGACGCCTCCTGCGAAGAGATGTGGCTCGCCTGGCGGCACGGCGCCTGCCTGGTGCCGGCCCCGCGCGCGCTCGTGCGCACCGGCGTGGACCTCGGCCCGTGGCTGGTCACGCAGGGCATCACCGTCGTGTCCACGGTGCCGACGCTGGCCGCGCTGTGGCCCGCGGACGCGCTGGAAGACGTCCGCCTGCTCATCTTCGGCGGCGAAGCCTGCCCGCCGGAGCTGGCCGAGCGCGTGGCCGTCGAGGGCCGCGAGGTGTGGAACACCTACGGCCCCACCGAGGCCACCGTCGTCGCCTGCGCCGCGCAGATGACCGGCGAGGGACCCGTGCGCATCGGCCTGCCGCTGGCCGGCTGGCAGCTCGCCGTGGTCGACGACCAGGGCGAGCCGGTCGCCATGGGCGAGACCGGCGAGCTGGTCATCGGCGGCGTCGGCCTGGCCCGCTACCTCGACGTGGAGAAGGACGCGGAGAAGTTCGCGCCGCTGCCCTCGCTCGGCTGGGAGCGCGCCTACCGCAGTGGCGACATGGTCCGCGCCGAGCCCGAGGGCCTGCTGTTCCTCGGCCGGCTCGACGAGCAGGTCAAGCTCGGCGGCCGCCGGATCGAGCTGGGCGAGGTCGACTCCGCGCTCCAGTCGCTGCCCGGCGTCCAGGGCGCGGCCGCCGCGGTCCGCCGCACCAAGGCGGGCAACCAGGTGCTGGTCGGCTACGTCGTGCCGGCCGCCGGCACCGAGCTGGACCTCGACGACGCCGCCACCCAGCTGCGCGGGCAGCTGCCCGCCGCGCTGGTGCCGCTGCTCGCCGTGGTCGAAGACCTGCCGACCCGGACCTCGGGCAAGGTGGACCGCGCCGCGCTGCCGTGGCCGCTGTCCACTGTGGACGCCGGCGCGGCCGGGCTGTCCGCCACCGAGGCGTGGCTGGCCGAAGGCTGGGCCGAAATCCTCGGCGTCTCGGTGCGCACCCCGAAGGCCGACTTCTTCACCCACGGCGGTGGCAGCCTGACCGCCGCGCAGCTGATCGCGCGCATCCGCGCCCGCCACCCCGAGGTGTCGGTCAACGACATCTATCAGTACCCGAAGCTCGGCGCGCTGGCCACGCACCTCGACGCGTTGAGTGGCCAGGAGACCGAGCGCCGCGAGATCGCGCCGACCCCGCGCCGGGCCGGGGTGATCCAGACCCTGCTGATGGTCCCGCTGATGGGGCTGGCCGGGCTGCGCTGGGCGAGCCTGGCCGCCGCGGCGTCGAACGTGCTGGCGCTGCTCGGCTTCGGCTGGGCGCCGACGCTGAACTGGGCCTGGCTGGTGCTGGCCTGGCTGGTGCTGTTCAGCCCGGCCGGGCGCATCGCGATCGCCGCGGGCGGGGCCCGGGTGCTGTTGTCCGGCGTCCGCCCCGGCACCTACCCGCGCGGCGGCAGTGTCCACTTGCGACTGTGGACGGCCGAGAAGCTCGCCGAGTTCAGCGGCGCGGACAGCGTCGCCGGCGCCTCGTGGATGACCACGTACGCCAAGGCGCTCGGCGCGCGCATCTCGCGTGACGTCGACCTGCACTCGCCGCCGCCGGTCACCGGCTTCCTCAAGCTGGGCCGCGGTGCCGCCGTGGAGCCCGAGGTGGACCTGACCGGCCACTGGGTCGACGGCGACCTGGTGCACATCGGCAAGATCCGGATCGGCGCGGAGGCGCGGATCGGCGCGCGCAGCACGCTGTTCCCGGGCGCCCGCGTCGGCAAGGGCGCGGAGATCGCGGCCGGTTCGACCGTCCGCGGCGCCGTGCCCGGCGGCCAGCACTGGGCCGGCTCGCCCGCGGCGCGGACCACGAAAGACGCGCTGAAGTGGCCATCGAGCCGCCCGCCGCGCTCCCGTTTCTGGTCGGCCGTCTACGGCGCGACCTCCGTGGTGCTCGGCCTGCTGCCGGGCCTGGCCGGACTGGCCGGCGTCGCGGTGCTCGGTTACGCCATCGCGGGCACCACGACCCCGGGCGCCGCGCTCACGCAGGCGCTGGTGTTCGTCCCGGTCGCCACGGTCGCGTACTTCCTCGCGTACGCGCTGCTCGTGCTGATCGGCGTGCGCGTGCTGAGCATCGGCATGGTCGAGGGCTACCACCCCGTGCACGGCCGCGTCGCCTGGCGGGTCTGGGCCACCGAGCGGCTGATGGGCATGGCCCGCGAGGGGCTGTTCCCCTTGTACGCCAGCCTGTTCACGCCGGTGTGGCTGCGGCTGCTCGGCGCGAAGGTGGGCCGCAACGTCGAGGCGTCCACCGTGCTCGCGCTGCCGAAGATGACCAAGGTGGACAGCGGCGCGTTCCTGGCCGACGACACCATGGTCGCGACCTACGAGCTGGGCCACGGCTGGCTGCACGTGGCCCCGGCGCGGATCGGCAAGCAGGCCTTCCTGGGCAACTCCGGGATGACCGCGCCGGGCCGTTCGGTGCCGAAGCGCGGCCTGGTGGGCGTGCTGTCCTCGACGCCGCTGAAGGCGAAGAAGGGCTCTTCGTACCTCGGCATGCCGCCGCTGCCCGTCCGCCGGGCGATCGGCGACGCCGACACCAGCCGCACGTACACGCCGGCGCTGCACCTCAAGGCCGCGCGCGCGTTCGTGGAGCTGTGCCGGATCGTGCCGGTGATGTGCGCGGTCGCGCTGACCGTGGCCGTCGCCGCCGGTCTGCTGACGCTCGCTTCGCTGTTCGGTTTCGCCGTGGCCGCGCTGCTCGCCGGCCCGGTGCTGCTGGCGGCCGGGATCGTCGCCGCGCTCACCGCGACCGCGATGAAGTGGCTGCTGGTCGGGAAGTTCCGGGCGATCGAACACCCGTTGTGGAGCTCCTTCGTCTGGCGCAACGAGCTGGCCGACACCTTCGTCGAGGCGCTCGCGGTGCCGTGGCTGATCGGGTCGGTCGGCGGCACGCCGCTGCTGCCCGCGTGGCTGCGCACGATGGGCGTGAAGATCGGCCGCGGGGTGTGGCTGGAGACGTACTGGCTGCCGGAGTCGGACCTGGTCCGCCTCGGCGACGGCGCGACGATCAACCGCGGCTGCGTCGTGCAGACGCACCTGTTCCACGACCGGATCATGAGCATGTCGCCGGTGACGCTGGACGAGGGCGCCACCCTCGGCCCGCACGGCATCGTGCTGCCGGGCGCGAGCATCGGCGCGCGCACCACCGTCGGCCCGGGCTCGCTGGTGACCCGCGGCGACGCGGTGCCCGCGGACGGGCGCTGGCTCGGCAACCCGATCTCGGCCTGGCGCCGGTGA
- a CDS encoding peptidylprolyl isomerase has protein sequence MTWPEQPGDQPGAQPPREPASGGISGGVPPVSPGEQPSANAQPGAGAGWQPPVGQPQPGTGAGWQQPSPRSAQGWQQGGSPGWQQQPQPGSPQGWQQQPQGWPQQPGWPPPQPPSRKNTGLIVGVVAAVVVLVAAFAVTGFVTPGFLLPSRNGSGTAVDGGAPATSPSEPPPGTGLPGAPPPSGNVTIPTTRTPEPHRATPLPDPSTCSFPADPNGPGPKPATRPVDGPQPASGTVGVTLRTTAGDIVLSLDRALAPCTVASFVSLANQGFYTGTKCHRLGVTDLQMLQCGDPAGDGTGGPGYTVPDEFFPGLAYGRGLIALANTGRPGTGGSQFFMMFGNTPIPPTYTVFGSISDGGLAVLDKVAQGGVASAGSAGDDTGPPRIPVVFNAVTVG, from the coding sequence ATGACGTGGCCGGAGCAACCGGGGGACCAGCCAGGCGCACAGCCGCCGCGGGAACCGGCGTCGGGCGGGATCTCCGGCGGGGTGCCGCCGGTTTCGCCGGGGGAACAGCCTTCGGCTAACGCACAGCCGGGAGCCGGGGCGGGGTGGCAGCCGCCGGTCGGTCAGCCGCAGCCGGGGACTGGCGCGGGGTGGCAGCAGCCGTCGCCGCGGAGCGCGCAGGGCTGGCAGCAAGGCGGCTCGCCGGGTTGGCAGCAACAGCCGCAGCCGGGCAGTCCGCAGGGCTGGCAGCAACAGCCGCAAGGGTGGCCGCAGCAGCCGGGCTGGCCGCCGCCGCAGCCACCGTCGCGGAAGAACACCGGGCTGATCGTCGGGGTGGTCGCCGCGGTCGTGGTGCTGGTGGCCGCGTTTGCCGTGACCGGGTTCGTCACGCCCGGGTTCCTGCTGCCGTCGCGGAACGGCAGCGGGACGGCTGTGGACGGTGGTGCGCCCGCGACCTCGCCGTCGGAGCCACCGCCGGGGACTGGGCTGCCAGGCGCGCCGCCGCCGAGCGGCAACGTCACCATCCCGACCACGCGCACCCCCGAGCCGCATCGGGCCACGCCGCTGCCGGACCCGTCGACCTGCAGTTTCCCGGCCGACCCGAACGGGCCCGGCCCCAAACCGGCCACCCGCCCCGTGGACGGCCCGCAGCCGGCCAGTGGCACGGTCGGCGTCACGCTTCGCACGACGGCCGGCGACATCGTCCTTTCGCTCGACCGCGCGCTGGCGCCGTGCACGGTGGCGAGCTTCGTGAGCCTGGCGAACCAGGGCTTCTACACCGGCACCAAATGCCACCGGCTCGGCGTCACGGACCTGCAGATGCTGCAGTGCGGCGACCCGGCCGGCGACGGCACGGGCGGCCCCGGCTACACGGTGCCCGACGAGTTCTTCCCGGGCCTGGCCTACGGCCGCGGCCTGATCGCCCTGGCCAACACCGGCCGGCCGGGCACGGGCGGCAGCCAGTTCTTCATGATGTTCGGTAACACCCCGATCCCACCGACTTACACCGTGTTCGGCAGCATCTCCGACGGCGGGCTGGCCGTGCTGGACAAGGTGGCCCAAGGCGGCGTCGCGAGCGCCGGCTCCGCAGGCGACGACACCGGGCCGCCGCGGATCCCGGTCGTGTTCAACGCGGTCACTGTCGGCTGA
- a CDS encoding FAD-dependent oxidoreductase, translated as MTHFDTDVLVIGSGPAGGTAALALATYGVRTVLATKYGWTANTPRAHITNQRAMEVLRDLGVEEEALAQGTPPELMGDTVLCTSLAGAEIGRIASWGTGDRSAAEYTAASPCHMIDLPQTYLEPILATNAAARGAKLRLDTEFLDFTQDADGVTARLRDRVRGDEFTLRARYLIGADGARSRVAEQAGLPIAGQTGKAGSMNITFTADLSRYVAHRPSVLYWVMRPGAHLGGIGMGLVRMVRPWREWLLTWGYDIEQPPPEVDVAEATRLVRDLVGDESLAVEITSTSLWTVNHNYATEYSRGRVFCAGDAVHRHPPSNGLGSNTSVQDAYNLAWKLAMVVRGEAGEGLLSSYTAERAPVGRQVVDRANLSREQFGPIFETLGITGDTDADGITSGLAACVAPDAEGARRRRLLEKAIELKHYEFNAHGVELDQRYVSDAVVPDGPEPDREADAELFHRPTTLPGAKLPHVWLVDADGRRVSTLDLVGGGRWTVLTGLSGTAWPEAAAKAAAELGLDLRVVTVGTPGARDSYGDWTRVSALDEAGALLVRPDGYIAWRHPAADGQTAAAALLTALRSVLDRTS; from the coding sequence ATGACGCACTTCGACACCGACGTCCTCGTGATCGGCAGCGGCCCCGCCGGCGGCACCGCGGCGCTGGCGCTCGCCACCTACGGCGTGCGCACCGTGCTCGCGACCAAGTACGGCTGGACGGCCAACACGCCCCGGGCGCACATCACCAACCAGCGCGCGATGGAGGTGCTGCGCGATCTCGGCGTCGAGGAGGAGGCGCTGGCGCAGGGCACCCCGCCGGAGCTGATGGGCGACACCGTGCTGTGCACCTCGCTGGCCGGCGCCGAGATCGGCCGGATCGCCAGCTGGGGCACCGGCGACCGGTCGGCCGCGGAGTACACCGCCGCCAGCCCGTGCCACATGATCGACCTGCCGCAGACCTACCTGGAGCCGATCCTCGCCACGAACGCCGCCGCGCGCGGCGCGAAACTGAGGCTGGACACGGAATTCCTGGACTTCACCCAGGACGCCGACGGGGTCACCGCCCGGCTGCGCGACCGCGTGCGCGGCGACGAGTTCACCCTGCGGGCCCGGTACCTGATCGGCGCGGACGGCGCGCGCAGCCGCGTCGCCGAGCAGGCCGGCCTGCCGATCGCGGGGCAGACCGGCAAGGCCGGCAGCATGAACATCACGTTCACCGCGGACCTTTCCCGGTACGTCGCGCACCGGCCGAGCGTGCTGTACTGGGTGATGCGGCCCGGGGCGCACCTCGGCGGGATCGGCATGGGCCTGGTCCGGATGGTGCGGCCGTGGCGTGAATGGCTGCTCACCTGGGGCTACGACATCGAGCAGCCGCCGCCGGAGGTCGACGTCGCCGAGGCCACGCGGCTGGTGCGCGACCTGGTCGGCGACGAGAGCCTCGCCGTCGAGATCACCTCGACTTCACTGTGGACGGTCAACCACAACTACGCCACCGAGTACTCCCGCGGCCGCGTGTTCTGCGCGGGCGACGCGGTGCACCGGCACCCGCCGTCCAACGGGCTCGGCTCCAACACCTCCGTGCAGGACGCGTACAACCTGGCCTGGAAGCTCGCCATGGTCGTGCGCGGCGAGGCCGGCGAAGGCCTGCTGTCCAGTTACACGGCCGAGCGCGCGCCGGTCGGCCGTCAGGTGGTCGACCGCGCGAACCTGAGCCGCGAGCAGTTCGGCCCGATCTTCGAAACCCTCGGCATCACCGGCGACACCGACGCGGACGGCATCACCTCAGGCCTGGCCGCCTGCGTCGCGCCCGACGCCGAAGGCGCCCGGCGGAGGCGGCTGCTGGAGAAGGCGATCGAACTCAAGCACTACGAGTTCAACGCGCACGGCGTGGAGCTGGACCAGCGTTACGTCTCGGACGCGGTGGTCCCGGACGGCCCGGAGCCGGACCGCGAAGCCGACGCCGAACTGTTCCACCGCCCCACCACCCTGCCGGGTGCGAAGCTGCCGCATGTGTGGCTGGTCGACGCCGACGGCCGTCGGGTGTCCACTTTGGACCTCGTCGGCGGCGGCCGGTGGACTGTCCTCACCGGACTGTCCGGCACGGCCTGGCCCGAAGCGGCGGCGAAGGCGGCGGCCGAGCTGGGCCTGGACCTGCGCGTGGTCACCGTCGGCACGCCCGGCGCCCGCGACTCGTACGGCGACTGGACCCGCGTCAGCGCCCTCGACGAGGCCGGCGCCCTGCTCGTCCGACCGGACGGCTACATCGCCTGGCGGCACCCGGCCGCGGACGGCCAGACCGCAGCCGCGGCGCTGCTGACCGCGCTGCGTTCGGTGCTGGACCGGACCAGCTGA
- a CDS encoding maleylacetate reductase and hydroxyquinol 1,2-dioxygenase domain-containing protein yields the protein MFSYTANPARVVFGSGALATLPDEVRRLGVSRVLLVASASRAKPVAAALGPLLAAEFHDAAMHTPVDVTERALKVVADHDVDAVVALGGGSATGLAKAIALRTDLPQLIVPTTYSGSEMTPVLGETAEGRKTTQSSPKVLPEVVLYDVDLTLGLPVGLSMTSGVNAMAHAVEALYSAQANPIVDQFAVEAIRLLAGALPRIAADPSDVDARTDALRAAWLAGSCLGSVGMSLHHKLCHTLGGSFGLPHAETHTVVLPYAMAYNTSGAPKAMRRIAEALGAPDAATGMYDLIAGLPAPRSLAELGLAEADLAKAAELATAAPYPNPREVTREGIEDLLRQAWTGERPAAAAGSLPDVRALTGQVVDSFAATPDPRLRGLLSDLVRTLHSYVLRNDLTQEEWEYAIGFLTRTGQISSDTRQEFILLSDTLGVSSVVDVLTNSRTPDTTPSAVLGPFYVSGPPETEQGADLAEGLPGTPLWTDVRITDPHDTPVAGAVVDVWQSNEDGFYDVQLPDLDGPVLRARFRTDDEGRLRFWTIVPSAYPIPADGPVGQLLGAVGRHPYRAPHVHFMIAHPGFRTLVTQLFVQGGDYLDSDTVFGVKDGLIVDFTEQSGPAPDGREPAGGWRRLDFTFRISPAE from the coding sequence ATGTTCAGCTACACCGCCAACCCGGCCCGGGTCGTCTTCGGCAGCGGCGCGCTGGCCACCCTGCCCGACGAGGTCCGCCGCCTCGGCGTGAGCCGGGTTCTGCTGGTGGCGAGCGCTTCGCGGGCCAAGCCGGTCGCGGCGGCGCTCGGCCCGCTGCTGGCCGCCGAGTTCCACGACGCCGCGATGCACACGCCCGTCGACGTCACCGAGCGAGCGCTCAAGGTCGTCGCGGACCACGACGTCGACGCGGTGGTCGCGCTCGGCGGCGGCTCCGCGACGGGCCTGGCCAAGGCGATCGCGCTGCGCACCGACCTGCCGCAGCTCATCGTGCCGACCACCTACTCCGGCTCCGAGATGACGCCGGTGCTCGGCGAGACGGCCGAAGGGCGCAAGACCACGCAGTCCTCGCCGAAGGTCCTGCCCGAGGTGGTGCTGTACGACGTCGACCTGACGCTCGGCCTGCCCGTGGGGCTTTCGATGACCAGCGGCGTCAACGCCATGGCCCACGCGGTCGAGGCGCTGTACTCGGCGCAGGCCAACCCGATCGTCGACCAGTTCGCGGTGGAGGCGATCCGGCTGCTGGCCGGCGCCCTGCCGCGGATCGCGGCCGATCCGTCCGATGTGGACGCTCGCACGGACGCCCTGCGTGCGGCCTGGCTGGCCGGCTCCTGCCTCGGCTCGGTCGGGATGTCGCTGCACCACAAGCTGTGCCACACCCTCGGCGGCAGTTTCGGCCTGCCGCACGCGGAAACGCACACCGTCGTGCTGCCGTATGCCATGGCGTACAACACTTCCGGAGCGCCGAAGGCCATGCGGCGGATCGCTGAAGCTCTGGGCGCACCGGACGCCGCTACCGGGATGTACGACCTCATCGCCGGGCTGCCTGCGCCGCGCTCGCTGGCGGAGCTGGGCCTCGCCGAGGCCGACCTGGCCAAGGCCGCCGAACTGGCGACCGCCGCGCCGTACCCGAACCCGCGCGAGGTGACTCGCGAAGGCATCGAAGACCTGCTGCGCCAGGCCTGGACGGGCGAGCGCCCCGCCGCGGCGGCCGGGAGTCTGCCGGACGTGCGCGCGTTGACCGGGCAGGTCGTCGACAGCTTCGCCGCCACCCCGGACCCGCGGCTGCGCGGGCTGCTCTCGGACCTCGTCCGCACGCTCCACTCGTACGTGCTGCGCAACGACCTCACGCAGGAGGAGTGGGAGTACGCGATCGGCTTCCTCACGCGCACCGGCCAGATCTCCAGCGACACCCGGCAGGAGTTCATCCTGCTGTCCGACACCCTCGGCGTGTCCAGTGTGGTCGACGTGCTCACCAACTCGCGCACGCCGGACACCACCCCGTCCGCCGTCCTCGGCCCGTTCTACGTGTCGGGGCCGCCCGAGACCGAGCAGGGCGCGGACCTCGCCGAAGGGCTGCCCGGCACTCCACTGTGGACCGACGTGCGGATCACCGACCCGCACGACACCCCGGTGGCCGGCGCCGTGGTGGACGTCTGGCAGTCCAATGAGGACGGTTTCTACGACGTCCAGCTGCCCGACCTCGACGGCCCGGTGCTGCGCGCCCGCTTCCGCACCGACGACGAGGGGCGGCTGCGGTTCTGGACGATCGTGCCCTCGGCGTACCCGATCCCGGCCGACGGCCCGGTCGGGCAGCTGCTCGGCGCGGTGGGCCGGCACCCGTACCGCGCGCCGCACGTGCACTTCATGATCGCGCACCCGGGCTTCCGGACGCTGGTCACGCAGCTGTTCGTCCAGGGCGGGGACTACCTCGACTCCGACACGGTCTTCGGCGTCAAGGACGGGCTGATCGTCGACTTCACCGAGCAGTCCGGCCCCGCGCCGGACGGCCGCGAGCCCGCCGGGGGCTGGCGCCGCCTCGACTTCACCTTCCGCATCTCCCCCGCCGAATAA
- a CDS encoding M1 family metallopeptidase, with protein MSSKPATPAPGAEISGDSYIPAHGNGGYRVRHYDLDLDYRIGPNRLTGTAVLTCVATQALSRLSLDLGEFRVSRVLVDGKPAKFTRRGLKLQVRPAKSVPVDTEFRVEVRYVGNPTPVASRWGDIGWDELTDGALVASQPVGAPSWFPCNDQPSDKAAYRVAVSTSSPYLVAVTGDLVSRYNAASTTKWVYERNEPTAAYLMSVQIGRYDDVELVAGPDAGWFAHSQVRAFVGFGKNKTPVPVVPQRAAVPPRLRRQFARDFGRQDRMMETLQRIFGPYPFGEYVVVVTDDDLDDPIEAQGMAIFGANHVDGRRTYERLVVHELAHQWFGNSLTVADWRHIWLNEGFATYAEWLWSEESGGEPARSLARTWHTRLKAKPADVRISDPGVARMFDERVYKRGGLTLHALRAEIGDPAFFALVKAWAVEYRHGTVTTEAFVALAETYAGRSLSAFFTTWLDTPALPPLP; from the coding sequence GTGAGTTCGAAGCCAGCCACCCCCGCTCCCGGCGCGGAGATTTCCGGCGACTCCTACATCCCTGCCCACGGCAACGGCGGTTACCGGGTCCGGCACTACGACCTGGACCTCGACTACCGCATCGGGCCCAACCGGCTGACCGGTACCGCGGTGCTCACCTGCGTTGCCACGCAGGCGCTTTCGCGGCTCTCGCTGGACCTCGGCGAGTTCCGCGTCTCGCGGGTGCTGGTCGACGGCAAGCCGGCCAAGTTCACCCGGCGCGGGCTGAAACTCCAGGTCCGGCCGGCGAAGTCGGTGCCGGTGGACACGGAGTTCCGGGTCGAGGTGCGCTACGTCGGCAACCCGACACCGGTGGCCAGCCGGTGGGGTGACATCGGCTGGGACGAGCTGACCGACGGCGCGCTGGTGGCCAGCCAGCCCGTCGGCGCGCCGTCGTGGTTCCCGTGCAACGACCAGCCTTCGGACAAGGCCGCGTACCGGGTCGCGGTGAGCACGTCTTCGCCGTACCTGGTCGCGGTGACCGGTGACCTCGTTTCGCGCTACAACGCGGCGAGCACCACGAAGTGGGTGTACGAGCGCAACGAGCCGACGGCCGCGTACCTGATGAGCGTCCAGATCGGGCGCTACGACGACGTCGAGCTGGTCGCGGGCCCGGACGCCGGCTGGTTCGCGCACTCGCAGGTGCGCGCCTTCGTCGGCTTCGGCAAGAACAAGACGCCGGTGCCGGTGGTGCCGCAGCGCGCCGCCGTGCCGCCGCGGCTGCGCCGGCAGTTCGCCCGCGACTTCGGCCGCCAGGACCGGATGATGGAGACGCTGCAGCGGATCTTCGGGCCCTACCCGTTCGGCGAGTACGTCGTGGTCGTCACCGACGACGACCTGGACGACCCGATCGAGGCCCAGGGCATGGCGATCTTCGGCGCCAACCACGTCGACGGGCGGCGCACTTACGAACGCCTCGTCGTGCACGAGCTGGCCCACCAGTGGTTCGGCAACAGCCTGACTGTGGCGGACTGGCGCCACATCTGGCTCAACGAGGGCTTCGCGACGTACGCCGAGTGGCTGTGGTCCGAGGAGTCCGGCGGCGAGCCGGCGCGCTCACTGGCCCGCACCTGGCACACCCGTCTGAAGGCCAAGCCGGCCGACGTCCGGATCAGTGACCCCGGCGTGGCCCGCATGTTCGACGAGCGCGTGTACAAACGCGGCGGCCTCACCCTGCACGCCCTGCGCGCGGAGATCGGCGACCCGGCGTTTTTCGCGCTGGTGAAGGCCTGGGCGGTGGAATACCGGCACGGCACGGTGACCACGGAAGCCTTTGTCGCGCTGGCGGAAACGTACGCGGGGCGTTCGCTGAGCGCGTTCTTCACCACCTGGCTCGACACTCCCGCGCTGCCGCCCCTGCCCTGA